Proteins from a single region of Segatella copri:
- the folD gene encoding bifunctional methylenetetrahydrofolate dehydrogenase/methenyltetrahydrofolate cyclohydrolase FolD, which translates to MTLIDGKTTAAAIKEQIAQEVAQIVADGGKQPHLVAVLVGHDGGSETYVKNKVLACEKCGFKSTLIRYEEDVTEEELLQCVDKLNLDDDVDGFIVQLPLPKHIDEQKVTMAIDYRKDVDGFHPVNVGRMALGMPCFISATPLGILTLLQHYNIETSGKKCVILGRSNIVGKPMAQLMMQKQYGDATVTVCHSHSKNLKKECQEADIIIAAIGRPDFVTADMVKPGAVVIDVGTTRVPDATKKSGFRLNGDVKFDEVAEKCSFITPVPGGVGPMTICSLMKNTLAAGKKEYYS; encoded by the coding sequence ATGACGTTAATCGACGGAAAGACGACGGCAGCCGCCATCAAGGAACAGATAGCCCAGGAGGTGGCACAGATTGTTGCCGACGGAGGCAAGCAGCCACACCTGGTAGCTGTGCTCGTAGGGCACGACGGGGGCAGTGAAACCTATGTGAAGAACAAGGTGCTGGCCTGCGAGAAGTGTGGATTCAAGTCGACCCTCATCCGTTATGAGGAGGATGTTACCGAAGAAGAGCTCCTGCAGTGTGTAGACAAGCTGAACCTGGATGATGATGTTGACGGATTTATCGTTCAGCTTCCTCTGCCTAAGCACATCGATGAGCAGAAGGTAACCATGGCAATAGATTACCGCAAGGATGTAGACGGATTCCACCCGGTAAACGTGGGCAGAATGGCGCTCGGCATGCCTTGTTTCATCTCTGCCACTCCGCTCGGTATCCTCACCCTGCTGCAGCATTACAATATTGAGACAAGCGGCAAGAAATGCGTCATTTTGGGCAGAAGCAACATCGTAGGCAAGCCAATGGCTCAGCTGATGATGCAGAAGCAGTATGGCGATGCTACCGTCACCGTATGCCACTCTCATTCCAAGAATTTGAAGAAGGAGTGTCAGGAGGCAGATATCATCATCGCAGCCATCGGTCGTCCTGATTTCGTGACTGCCGATATGGTGAAGCCGGGAGCCGTAGTCATTGATGTGGGTACCACCCGCGTGCCTGATGCTACGAAGAAAAGCGGTTTCCGCCTGAATGGTGATGTGAAATTCGACGAGGTGGCAGAGAAGTGTTCCTTCATCACTCCTGTTCCGGGAGGCGTTGGTCCGATGACCATCTGCTCGCTGATGAAGAATACGCTGGCTGCCGGCAAGAAGGAATATTACAGCTAG
- the ffh gene encoding signal recognition particle protein, translated as MFENLSDRLERSFKILKGEGKITEINVAETMKDVRRALLDADVNYKVAKEFTNKVKEKALGMNVLTAVKPGQLMIKLVHDELEELMGGEEAPLKLESHPAVILMSGLQGSGKTTFSGKLANMLKTKKGKKPLLVACDVYRPAAIQQLHVVGEQVGVPVYSEPENKDVLSIADHAIQQAKTNGNDVVIVDTAGRLAIDEQMMNEISNLKNHLRPDETLFVVDSMTGQDAVNTAKEFNDRLDFNGVVLTKLDGDTRGGAALSIRTVVTKPIKFIGTGEKMDAIDVFHPARMADRILGMGDVVSLVERAQEQFDLEEAKKLEKKIRKNQFDFNDFYNQIQQIKKMGNIKDLAAMIPGVGKAIRDVDIPEDAFKGVEAIIQSMTPKERTNPAILNTSRRQRIAKGSGTNIQEVNKLIKQFDQTRKMMQMMTGNKMAQMMGRMKGMPGMPKMPGM; from the coding sequence ATGTTTGAAAATTTAAGTGATAGACTGGAACGCTCGTTCAAAATCTTGAAGGGCGAGGGAAAAATTACAGAAATCAACGTGGCGGAAACCATGAAGGATGTGCGCCGTGCACTCCTCGACGCCGACGTAAACTATAAAGTGGCTAAGGAATTCACCAACAAGGTGAAGGAGAAAGCACTCGGCATGAATGTACTTACTGCTGTAAAGCCGGGACAGTTGATGATCAAGTTGGTGCACGATGAACTGGAAGAACTTATGGGCGGCGAAGAAGCCCCATTGAAGCTCGAAAGTCATCCGGCCGTCATCCTCATGAGCGGTCTGCAGGGTTCGGGTAAGACTACCTTCAGCGGAAAGCTTGCCAATATGCTCAAGACCAAGAAAGGCAAGAAGCCATTGCTCGTGGCCTGCGACGTTTACCGTCCGGCAGCTATCCAGCAGCTCCATGTAGTGGGTGAGCAGGTGGGTGTTCCGGTATACAGCGAGCCAGAGAACAAGGATGTGCTCAGTATCGCCGACCATGCTATCCAGCAGGCTAAGACCAACGGCAACGATGTGGTAATCGTCGATACAGCCGGACGTCTCGCCATTGATGAGCAGATGATGAACGAGATCAGCAATCTCAAGAATCATCTCCGTCCAGACGAAACCCTCTTCGTGGTTGACTCCATGACCGGTCAGGATGCCGTAAACACAGCCAAGGAATTTAATGATCGTCTCGACTTCAACGGCGTTGTTCTCACCAAGCTCGATGGTGATACCCGTGGTGGTGCTGCCCTCAGTATCCGTACCGTGGTAACCAAGCCAATCAAGTTTATAGGTACCGGCGAGAAGATGGACGCCATTGACGTGTTCCACCCAGCTCGTATGGCAGACCGAATCCTTGGCATGGGTGACGTGGTATCTCTCGTAGAGCGCGCACAGGAGCAGTTCGACCTGGAAGAGGCCAAGAAACTGGAGAAGAAAATCAGAAAGAACCAGTTTGACTTCAACGATTTCTACAACCAGATCCAGCAGATTAAGAAGATGGGTAACATCAAGGATCTGGCAGCGATGATTCCGGGTGTTGGTAAGGCTATCCGCGACGTAGACATCCCAGAGGATGCATTCAAGGGCGTAGAGGCCATCATCCAGAGTATGACTCCTAAGGAGCGCACCAATCCAGCCATCCTCAACACATCACGCCGCCAGCGAATTGCTAAGGGCTCGGGCACCAACATCCAGGAGGTGAACAAACTCATCAAGCAGTTTGACCAGACCCGAAAGATGATGCAGATGATGACCGGCAACAAGATGGCGCAGATGATGGGCCGCATGAAGGGTATGCCAGGCATGCCTAAGATGCCGGGAATGTAA
- a CDS encoding bifunctional 3-deoxy-7-phosphoheptulonate synthase/chorismate mutase type II, protein MELELEPLNFPSDQERPCVIAGPCSAETEEQVMTTAKQLAAKGCHMFRAGVWKPRTKPGGFEGNGETALPWMKQVKEETGMLTATEVATPEHVELALKYGIDILWVGARTSANPFAMQALADSLQGVDVPVLVKNPVNPDLELWIGALQRINQAGIKKLGAIHRGFSSFDKKIYRNLPMWQIPIELHRRIPQLPIICDPSHIGGRRDLIAPLCQQAMDLGFDGLIVESHCSPDDAWSDAKQQVTPEVLDYILSLLVVRDEHYSTEGLHQLRGQIDECDNQLMDLLAKRMRVCREIGTYKKEHNMTIVQTSRYNEILDKRGAQAALCGMSPEFAAQIFEHIHEESVRQQLEILNQK, encoded by the coding sequence ATGGAATTAGAATTAGAACCATTGAATTTTCCTAGTGATCAGGAACGCCCTTGCGTCATTGCCGGCCCTTGCTCGGCAGAGACAGAAGAGCAGGTTATGACTACCGCTAAGCAGTTGGCTGCCAAAGGTTGCCACATGTTCCGCGCAGGTGTGTGGAAGCCACGCACCAAACCGGGAGGCTTCGAGGGTAACGGTGAAACAGCCTTGCCTTGGATGAAGCAGGTGAAGGAAGAAACAGGCATGCTGACAGCTACTGAGGTGGCTACCCCAGAGCATGTAGAGCTCGCACTGAAATATGGAATCGACATTCTGTGGGTAGGCGCACGTACATCTGCCAACCCATTCGCCATGCAGGCACTTGCCGACAGTCTTCAGGGCGTAGACGTGCCTGTGCTTGTTAAGAACCCGGTAAACCCAGACCTCGAGCTTTGGATCGGTGCCCTGCAGCGCATCAACCAGGCAGGCATCAAGAAACTCGGTGCCATCCACCGCGGATTCTCCAGCTTCGACAAAAAGATTTACCGCAACCTTCCTATGTGGCAGATTCCTATCGAGTTGCACCGCCGCATACCACAGTTGCCAATCATCTGCGACCCTAGCCACATCGGTGGCCGACGCGACCTTATCGCCCCTCTCTGCCAGCAGGCAATGGACTTAGGTTTCGACGGCCTCATCGTTGAGAGCCACTGCAGCCCAGACGATGCATGGAGCGATGCAAAGCAGCAGGTTACCCCAGAGGTGCTGGATTACATCCTCAGCCTCCTCGTAGTGCGCGATGAGCATTATTCTACAGAGGGTCTGCACCAGCTGCGCGGTCAGATTGACGAGTGCGACAACCAGCTGATGGATCTCCTGGCTAAGCGTATGCGCGTTTGCCGCGAGATTGGTACCTACAAGAAGGAGCATAACATGACCATCGTTCAGACCAGCCGTTACAACGAGATTCTCGACAAGCGTGGTGCCCAGGCAGCCCTCTGCGGCATGAGCCCTGAGTTTGCCGCTCAGATTTTCGAGCACATCCATGAGGAGAGTGTCCGCCAGCAGTTGGAAATCCTAAACCAGAAGTAA
- a CDS encoding prephenate dehydrogenase/arogenate dehydrogenase family protein, with product MRILIMGAGKMGSFFIDLLSFDHEVAVYEKDAKRLRFTYNCYRFTKMEEIEMFRPELVINAVTVKYTLPAFEEVLPHLSHDCIISDIASVKTGLQEFYEKSGFRFVSTHPMFGPTFANLNQLSEENAVIIKEGDYMGKIFFKDLYQKLGLSLHEYTFDEHDQTVAYSLSIPFVSTFAFAAVMKHQDAPGTTFKRHMQIAKGVLNEDDYLLQEILFNPYTSGQVALIREELAELIDIIDHKDAKRMKLFLTKIRNHVKEDIEIKEK from the coding sequence ATGAGAATATTAATTATGGGAGCAGGTAAGATGGGAAGTTTCTTCATCGACCTGCTCAGTTTCGACCACGAGGTGGCGGTTTACGAGAAAGATGCCAAGCGACTGCGCTTCACCTACAACTGTTATCGCTTCACCAAGATGGAAGAGATTGAGATGTTCCGTCCCGAACTGGTTATCAATGCGGTGACGGTGAAATATACGCTGCCAGCCTTCGAAGAGGTGTTGCCACATCTCTCTCACGACTGCATTATCAGCGACATAGCTTCGGTAAAGACCGGACTGCAGGAGTTTTACGAGAAGAGCGGTTTCCGCTTCGTGAGTACGCACCCTATGTTTGGCCCGACCTTTGCCAATCTGAACCAGCTTTCAGAGGAGAATGCAGTCATCATCAAGGAGGGTGACTACATGGGCAAGATATTCTTCAAGGACCTCTACCAGAAGTTGGGGTTGAGTCTGCATGAGTATACATTTGATGAGCACGACCAGACGGTGGCCTACTCGCTGAGTATTCCTTTCGTGAGCACCTTTGCCTTTGCGGCAGTGATGAAGCACCAGGATGCTCCGGGCACCACCTTCAAGCGCCACATGCAGATAGCCAAGGGCGTGCTCAACGAAGATGATTACCTGCTGCAGGAAATCCTCTTCAACCCATACACATCGGGCCAGGTGGCACTGATCAGAGAGGAACTTGCTGAGCTCATCGACATCATCGACCACAAGGATGCGAAGCGTATGAAACTCTTCCTCACCAAGATACGTAATCATGTGAAGGAAGATATTGAGATTAAAGAAAAATAA
- a CDS encoding NAD(P)-dependent oxidoreductase gives MSEQKETKNMKNAAEAQVPEQNTTETAAKQNEDAKQADTTEQQTDAAAFQVVNEGFSTREAIEEAKRCLHCKIPQCKKGCPIGNDIPDFVHELSMGNMGAAMSIINAKSNLPAICGRVCPHEKQCQGNCVLGKKGKPVQIGKLEQFIADFDTKMNLSREMLPQKTRGRVAVIGSGPAGLTVAGDLARQGFNVTIFEGQAEPGGVLMYGIPEYRLPKSVVRDEVAKIAALGVQFITNCMVGENNVTIDSLFRAGYDAIFMGTGTSVPQNMDSTPGSKLHGVSQSTYFLHNVNAYNEGALTRDMVPLRDGEKVGVIGGGNVAMDAARTAIRLGADVTVLYRKTQEEMPAIKSEYEDAVKEGVKFEWKTTVEAFLKGKNGRLGSCVLNTPEGERVAKFDRIYLAIGSRPANRIVSTTAGIEVDEKGYVKVVERPFGMTTRRGVFAGGDVVHRPQTVVLAMKAAKEVAQGIAQYVDAIKLLEEAKRIELRGIVE, from the coding sequence ATGAGCGAACAGAAAGAAACAAAGAATATGAAGAATGCTGCTGAGGCGCAGGTCCCTGAGCAGAATACAACAGAAACAGCAGCTAAGCAGAATGAGGATGCTAAGCAGGCTGATACAACAGAACAGCAGACAGATGCTGCTGCCTTCCAGGTAGTGAACGAGGGCTTTTCTACCCGCGAGGCCATTGAGGAGGCTAAACGCTGCCTACACTGTAAGATTCCGCAGTGCAAGAAGGGATGCCCGATAGGCAACGACATACCTGATTTCGTACACGAACTCTCTATGGGTAACATGGGTGCGGCGATGAGTATCATCAATGCCAAGAGCAACCTGCCGGCCATCTGCGGCCGTGTGTGTCCTCATGAGAAACAGTGTCAGGGCAACTGCGTGCTCGGAAAGAAAGGAAAACCGGTACAGATCGGCAAACTGGAGCAGTTTATTGCCGATTTTGATACCAAGATGAACCTCTCGCGCGAGATGTTGCCACAGAAAACACGTGGCCGTGTGGCTGTCATCGGTTCGGGTCCAGCGGGTTTGACCGTAGCCGGCGATCTGGCGCGTCAGGGCTTCAACGTTACCATTTTCGAGGGCCAGGCTGAGCCGGGGGGCGTGTTGATGTACGGTATTCCTGAGTATCGCTTGCCTAAGTCGGTAGTGCGCGATGAGGTGGCTAAGATTGCTGCCCTCGGCGTGCAGTTTATAACCAACTGCATGGTGGGCGAGAACAATGTAACCATCGACAGTCTGTTCCGTGCAGGCTACGACGCTATCTTTATGGGCACAGGTACCAGCGTGCCTCAGAACATGGACTCTACACCGGGCTCAAAGCTCCACGGTGTGAGCCAGAGTACATACTTTCTGCATAACGTGAATGCCTATAACGAAGGCGCTTTGACCCGCGACATGGTTCCGCTGCGCGACGGCGAGAAGGTGGGTGTCATTGGCGGCGGAAACGTGGCCATGGATGCTGCCCGTACTGCTATCCGTCTTGGTGCCGATGTAACTGTGCTGTACCGCAAGACCCAGGAAGAGATGCCTGCCATCAAGAGCGAATATGAAGATGCTGTGAAGGAAGGCGTGAAATTTGAGTGGAAAACTACCGTCGAGGCCTTTCTGAAGGGCAAAAACGGCCGTCTGGGAAGTTGTGTGCTGAACACTCCTGAGGGTGAAAGGGTAGCAAAATTCGACAGAATCTATCTCGCCATCGGTTCAAGACCAGCCAACCGTATCGTTTCTACCACTGCCGGAATCGAGGTGGATGAGAAGGGATATGTAAAAGTTGTTGAACGTCCGTTCGGTATGACCACCCGTCGCGGTGTGTTTGCCGGAGGTGATGTGGTACACCGTCCGCAGACTGTAGTCCTGGCAATGAAGGCTGCCAAGGAGGTGGCTCAGGGCATCGCTCAGTATGTAGATGCTATCAAGCTTCTTGAAGAGGCTAAGAGAATCGAGCTACGTGGAATAGTAGAATAA